The following proteins come from a genomic window of Bacillus thermozeamaize:
- a CDS encoding GTPase Era, producing MNDSPFKSGFAALIGRPNVGKSTLMNQVLGQKVAITSDKPQTTRNRIHGVYTSAEGQIIFIDTPGIHKPHHKLGDYMMQVVRSTLSEVDVILFLTDVTQSLGAGERFVIRLLEQVNTPVFLILNKIDQVHPDDLLPVIDRYRQLYDFAEVIPVSALYGNNVSTLIQSILRILPEGPMYYPPDQTTDHPETFIVAELIREKILHLTHEEVPHSVAVVIEEMTRREEGVVYIHAVIYTERQSQKGILIGKQGQMLKRVGQMARQEIEALFGSKVFLDLWVKVKEDWRNRDLMLRNFGYQMDKK from the coding sequence ATGAACGATTCGCCGTTCAAATCCGGTTTTGCCGCCTTGATCGGCCGCCCCAATGTGGGGAAATCGACGTTGATGAACCAGGTGCTGGGACAGAAGGTGGCCATTACGTCAGACAAGCCACAGACGACCCGGAATCGCATTCACGGTGTTTATACGTCCGCCGAGGGGCAGATCATTTTTATCGACACCCCGGGGATTCACAAGCCGCATCACAAGCTGGGCGACTATATGATGCAAGTGGTCAGAAGTACACTGTCGGAAGTGGACGTGATCCTCTTCCTGACCGATGTGACGCAATCCCTCGGCGCCGGTGAACGGTTTGTCATCCGGCTGTTGGAGCAAGTGAACACACCGGTTTTCCTCATCCTGAATAAAATTGATCAGGTTCATCCGGATGACCTCTTGCCGGTGATCGATCGTTACAGGCAGCTTTACGACTTTGCGGAAGTGATCCCGGTATCTGCACTGTACGGGAACAACGTTTCCACCCTGATCCAGTCGATTCTTCGCATCCTGCCGGAGGGGCCGATGTATTACCCTCCGGATCAGACGACCGATCACCCGGAAACCTTTATCGTGGCGGAATTGATCCGGGAAAAGATCCTGCATCTGACGCATGAAGAGGTGCCTCATTCCGTGGCTGTCGTGATCGAGGAGATGACCCGGCGGGAGGAAGGTGTGGTGTACATTCACGCGGTCATCTACACAGAACGGCAATCGCAAAAAGGCATTCTGATCGGAAAGCAGGGGCAGATGCTCAAAAGGGTGGGTCAAATGGCTCGCCAAGAAATTGAAGCGTTATTTGGTTCCAAGGTGTTTCTCGACCTTTGGGTCAAGGTCAAAGAGGATTGGCGCAATCGCGACCTGATGCTGAGAAACTTCGGTTATCAGATGGACAAGAAGTAG
- a CDS encoding transcriptional regulator has product MDIELSKRQEKILEIVKNKGPITGEQIAEALQLTRATLRPDLAILTMAGYLDARPRVGYFYVGKNGNPIIVEEMRKMRVGDYKAVPVMVDETTSVYEAIVTMFVQDVGTLFVTKKDGNLAGVVSRKDLLRSAMGKQPLEEIPVSIIMTRMPNLVTCTPEETLHDAARKLIENQVDALPVVKKVETKEGKERLEVIGRITKTTITRAFVELGQDKSV; this is encoded by the coding sequence GTGGACATCGAACTGAGCAAACGTCAGGAAAAAATCCTGGAAATCGTCAAAAACAAGGGGCCGATTACGGGCGAGCAGATTGCCGAAGCGCTTCAATTGACGCGGGCAACCTTGCGCCCTGACCTTGCGATTTTGACGATGGCCGGTTATCTGGACGCCCGTCCGCGCGTCGGTTATTTTTACGTCGGGAAAAACGGCAACCCGATCATTGTCGAAGAGATGCGGAAAATGCGAGTGGGCGATTACAAGGCCGTTCCAGTGATGGTGGATGAAACCACCTCTGTATATGAAGCGATTGTGACGATGTTTGTCCAGGATGTCGGCACGCTCTTTGTCACCAAAAAGGATGGCAACCTGGCGGGAGTGGTTTCACGCAAAGATCTGTTGCGCAGCGCGATGGGCAAGCAACCGCTGGAAGAAATTCCCGTCAGCATCATCATGACCCGAATGCCCAATCTGGTCACTTGTACACCAGAAGAAACCCTTCACGATGCGGCCAGGAAATTGATCGAAAACCAGGTGGACGCCCTGCCAGTCGTTAAAAAGGTCGAAACCAAAGAGGGGAAAGAAAGGCTGGAAGTGATCGGGCGGATCACGAAAACCACGATTACGCGCGCTTTTGTCGAACTGGGCCAGGATAAGTCTGTGTAG
- a CDS encoding glycine--tRNA ligase subunit alpha, with translation MNFQQIVLRLQQFWGERGCILVQPYDTEKGAGTMNPMTFLRTIGPEPWNVAYVEPSRRPTDGRYGENPNRLYQHHQFQVIMKPSPDDIQEIYLESLRQLGIEPLEHDIRFVEDNWESPTLGASGLGWEVWLDGMEITQFTYFQQVGGLEANPISVEITYGLERLASFIQEKDNVFDIVWVDDITYGDIFLQPEYEHSKYTFEVADGKLLMNLFQMYESEAKRALEAELVFPAYDWVLKCSHTFNLLDAQGAISVTERTGYISRVRMLARECALAYLRERERLGFPLLKGGKQNG, from the coding sequence GTGAATTTTCAGCAAATCGTATTGCGGTTGCAGCAGTTTTGGGGGGAGAGGGGTTGTATCCTTGTCCAGCCCTATGATACGGAAAAAGGTGCGGGGACGATGAACCCGATGACCTTTTTGCGGACCATTGGGCCGGAGCCGTGGAACGTGGCTTATGTGGAACCGTCACGGCGGCCGACGGACGGCCGTTACGGCGAAAACCCCAACCGGTTGTACCAACATCACCAGTTTCAGGTGATTATGAAACCCTCCCCGGATGACATACAGGAGATTTACCTGGAAAGCCTTCGGCAGCTCGGCATTGAGCCTTTGGAGCATGACATCCGCTTTGTCGAGGACAACTGGGAATCCCCGACGCTGGGGGCGTCAGGCCTCGGGTGGGAAGTCTGGCTTGACGGGATGGAGATCACGCAGTTTACCTATTTCCAACAGGTTGGCGGCCTGGAGGCCAATCCGATCAGCGTCGAGATCACCTATGGGCTGGAACGCCTCGCCTCTTTTATCCAGGAAAAGGATAATGTGTTTGACATTGTCTGGGTAGACGACATTACATATGGGGACATTTTCCTCCAACCGGAGTATGAGCATTCCAAGTACACCTTTGAAGTGGCGGACGGAAAATTGTTGATGAACCTCTTTCAGATGTACGAGTCGGAAGCCAAGCGGGCCCTTGAGGCAGAACTGGTGTTTCCGGCTTATGACTGGGTGCTGAAGTGTTCGCATACCTTTAACCTCCTGGACGCACAGGGTGCCATCAGCGTGACAGAACGCACCGGGTATATCTCCCGGGTGCGCATGCTCGCCCGGGAATGCGCGCTAGCCTACTTGCGGGAGCGGGAGCGGCTCGGGTTTCCGTTGTTAAAAGGGGGCAAGCAGAATGGGTAA
- a CDS encoding DNA repair protein RecO, producing MLHQTEGLVLRCQNYGESHKILTLITPQGKLSLMARGARKPKSRLAAVSQPLVQGMYVYFHRGVRGTMGTLNQGEVIHHFYRAFETSLLRQAYAMYFLECMDRLSDEESPSQGMYPFLLNTLQLLESGRDAQVLKIIFDLRVLAASGYRPVWERCQHCSREYGPFLVSVRYGGLLCADCREQDGQAQAVSETVVKLLRLFQEIPLLRLGQVRLREETTNQLSRITQLFMEEYLDLPLKSAAFLAQVQEWEGV from the coding sequence ATGCTTCACCAGACCGAGGGCTTGGTGTTGCGATGCCAGAATTACGGCGAGTCCCACAAGATTCTCACCCTGATCACTCCGCAGGGAAAGTTGTCCCTGATGGCCCGGGGGGCGCGCAAGCCGAAGAGCCGGCTGGCAGCCGTGTCGCAGCCGCTGGTTCAGGGCATGTACGTCTACTTTCACCGGGGAGTACGGGGCACGATGGGCACCCTAAACCAGGGCGAGGTGATCCATCATTTCTATCGCGCTTTTGAAACCAGCCTGCTCAGGCAGGCGTATGCCATGTATTTTCTGGAGTGTATGGACCGGTTGAGCGATGAGGAGAGTCCATCGCAGGGGATGTACCCCTTTTTGCTGAATACGCTGCAATTGCTGGAATCGGGAAGAGATGCGCAGGTGTTGAAAATCATTTTCGACCTGAGGGTGCTGGCGGCATCCGGATACCGCCCGGTATGGGAGCGGTGTCAACATTGCTCGCGGGAATACGGGCCCTTTTTGGTCAGTGTTCGCTATGGGGGCCTCTTGTGCGCCGACTGCCGCGAGCAGGATGGGCAAGCACAGGCTGTATCGGAGACGGTGGTCAAGCTATTGCGCTTGTTTCAGGAGATTCCTCTTTTGCGCTTGGGTCAGGTGAGGCTGCGGGAGGAGACGACAAATCAGCTCAGCCGGATCACGCAGCTTTTTATGGAAGAATACCTTGATCTGCCGCTGAAATCTGCCGCTTTTTTGGCTCAGGTTCAGGAGTGGGAAGGCGTTTGA
- a CDS encoding phosphoenolpyruvate synthase regulatory protein: protein MDMAASETVVYVLSDSVGETAELVVRAALRQFEHGQVTIRRIPYVEDLATIEEMVHSAKENNAIIVFTLVLPEHRRFLLEKANELGVLTVDIMGPMIRVFEEKLQQAPKLQPGLAHQLDEEYFRRVEAIEFAVKYDDGRDSRGILRADVVLIGVSRTSKTPLSMYLAHKRYKVANVPLIPEVEPPEELFQIPPHQCIGLTIKPEQLVRIRSERLKSLGLTSTANYANPERIAQELAYANEIMKRIGCKVIDVSNKAVEETANLILDMLRQGSSGR from the coding sequence ATGGATATGGCTGCGAGTGAAACCGTGGTATATGTGCTTTCTGATTCGGTCGGTGAAACCGCCGAACTGGTGGTGCGTGCCGCGCTGAGGCAATTTGAGCACGGACAAGTGACCATCCGACGGATCCCCTATGTGGAGGATTTGGCGACGATAGAGGAAATGGTGCATTCGGCAAAGGAAAACAATGCCATCATCGTCTTTACGCTGGTGCTCCCGGAGCATCGCCGGTTTTTGCTGGAAAAGGCCAATGAGCTTGGTGTTTTGACCGTGGACATCATGGGGCCGATGATCCGCGTTTTTGAGGAGAAGTTGCAGCAGGCTCCCAAACTGCAACCCGGACTGGCCCATCAACTGGATGAAGAGTATTTCCGGCGGGTAGAGGCGATTGAATTTGCCGTCAAGTACGACGATGGACGGGATTCGCGCGGCATCCTCCGTGCCGATGTCGTCCTGATCGGCGTCTCGCGCACTTCCAAGACGCCGTTGTCCATGTATCTCGCCCACAAACGGTACAAAGTGGCCAACGTTCCTTTAATTCCCGAAGTGGAACCGCCGGAAGAATTGTTTCAGATTCCGCCTCATCAATGCATCGGCCTGACCATCAAACCGGAGCAACTGGTCCGGATTCGCAGTGAGCGGCTCAAGTCGCTCGGCCTGACTTCCACGGCCAACTATGCCAATCCGGAACGCATCGCACAGGAGCTGGCTTATGCTAATGAAATCATGAAACGGATCGGGTGCAAGGTGATTGACGTATCGAACAAGGCTGTAGAGGAAACCGCCAATTTGATTTTGGACATGTTGCGGCAGGGTTCCTCTGGCCGGTAG
- a CDS encoding glycine--tRNA ligase subunit beta, producing the protein MGKQDFLLEIGMEEMPAGVIPGAIRQLEEKMASWLAEQRIAYGGLERFATPRRLAILVRDIAEKQEDLHQEIKGPARAIAVDEAGAWTKAALGFARSQGVAPEQLVFREVGGASYVFAIKDTPGLKTKQLLMEALPGLITGLHFPKQMRWGEEKLRYIRPIRWLVALLGDEVIPVEVAGVPSDRVTRGHRFLGQPVSLRHAAEYAERLKEQRVIASAEERRTLILEQVERLKREKGWMIPIDEDLLEEIVHLVEFPTVLYGSFDPAFLALPAEVLITSMREHQRYFPVTEASGRLLPYFVTVRNGDDRHLDVVRKGNEKVLRARLSDARFFYEEDQKMPIDKAVSRLEQVIFQEGLGTIGDKLRRLRHIALALAPHFGIGEKSLSHLVRAAEICKFDLVTQMVYEFPELEGVMGRVYARLAGEADEVAEAVFEHHLPRHAGDLLPTQPIATVLSLADKLDTLVGFFSLGMIPTGSQDPYALRRQANGVVQMLVGGAAALTVEELLQPVFEAYQEHQGLSRPAGQLVEELRDFLFQRLKYLLQEERVRHDCIEAVFASTQHVLAVMAERARVLNEMVERAESKAIFEAFTRVNNLAGKAKDAVLIAHQLTEKAEQRLYEAWQKVRDEWGTIAPMDARKQLSVLAELAEPIHHFFQEVMVMVEDEEVRANRLALLKRIRDLTSQYADFSKLMI; encoded by the coding sequence ATGGGTAAACAGGACTTTCTCTTGGAGATTGGAATGGAAGAAATGCCGGCAGGAGTGATACCGGGGGCGATCCGGCAACTGGAGGAAAAAATGGCTTCCTGGCTGGCCGAACAGCGCATTGCCTATGGAGGGCTGGAGCGTTTTGCAACCCCCCGGCGGCTGGCGATCCTGGTGCGGGATATCGCGGAGAAACAGGAAGATTTGCACCAGGAGATCAAGGGGCCTGCACGGGCGATTGCGGTGGATGAGGCCGGGGCGTGGACCAAGGCGGCGCTCGGTTTCGCCCGAAGCCAAGGCGTGGCTCCCGAGCAGCTGGTTTTCCGGGAGGTAGGCGGGGCCAGCTATGTGTTTGCGATCAAGGACACACCAGGCCTTAAAACCAAACAACTGCTTATGGAAGCGTTGCCGGGACTGATCACGGGGTTGCATTTTCCCAAGCAGATGCGTTGGGGAGAAGAGAAGCTCCGTTACATTCGTCCGATCCGCTGGTTGGTGGCGCTGTTGGGTGACGAGGTGATTCCGGTTGAGGTGGCCGGCGTGCCTTCCGATCGGGTGACGCGAGGCCACCGTTTCCTCGGACAGCCTGTGAGCCTGCGCCATGCCGCGGAATATGCGGAACGCCTCAAGGAACAACGGGTGATTGCCAGTGCAGAGGAACGGCGGACGCTTATCTTGGAGCAAGTGGAACGGCTGAAGCGGGAAAAAGGCTGGATGATTCCGATTGACGAGGATTTGCTGGAGGAGATCGTTCATCTCGTGGAATTTCCGACAGTCCTTTATGGTTCCTTTGATCCGGCATTCCTCGCGCTTCCGGCGGAAGTATTGATCACGTCGATGCGCGAGCATCAGCGGTATTTTCCTGTGACGGAAGCCTCTGGCCGCCTGCTTCCCTATTTTGTGACGGTACGAAACGGCGACGACCGACATCTTGATGTGGTGCGCAAAGGCAACGAAAAAGTGTTGCGCGCACGGTTGTCGGATGCCCGCTTCTTTTATGAAGAGGATCAGAAGATGCCGATCGACAAGGCGGTCTCCAGGCTGGAACAGGTGATTTTTCAAGAGGGGCTGGGGACGATCGGGGACAAACTTCGCCGCCTGCGGCATATCGCGCTGGCGTTGGCCCCTCATTTTGGCATCGGTGAAAAAAGCCTGTCACACCTTGTGCGGGCGGCAGAAATTTGCAAGTTTGATCTGGTCACCCAGATGGTCTATGAATTCCCTGAACTGGAAGGCGTGATGGGGCGCGTTTATGCCCGCCTGGCCGGTGAAGCGGATGAGGTGGCGGAGGCAGTGTTTGAACATCACCTGCCGCGCCATGCCGGCGATCTGTTGCCGACGCAACCGATCGCCACGGTGTTAAGCCTGGCGGACAAACTGGATACGCTGGTCGGATTCTTTTCTCTCGGAATGATTCCGACAGGTTCGCAAGATCCTTATGCTCTCCGGCGGCAGGCGAACGGGGTCGTGCAAATGCTTGTCGGCGGCGCTGCGGCACTGACTGTGGAGGAGCTTTTGCAGCCGGTTTTTGAAGCGTACCAGGAACATCAGGGGCTAAGCCGCCCGGCCGGTCAATTGGTTGAGGAATTGCGGGACTTTTTGTTTCAGCGTTTGAAATACTTGTTGCAAGAGGAGCGCGTGCGGCATGATTGTATTGAAGCCGTGTTCGCTTCCACGCAACATGTACTGGCCGTCATGGCCGAGCGGGCGCGCGTGCTCAACGAGATGGTAGAGCGTGCGGAATCCAAGGCCATCTTTGAGGCCTTCACACGGGTCAACAACCTGGCTGGCAAAGCGAAGGATGCCGTTCTCATCGCCCATCAGCTGACGGAAAAGGCCGAACAGCGGCTGTATGAAGCCTGGCAAAAGGTGCGGGATGAATGGGGAACCATCGCGCCAATGGATGCGCGGAAACAACTGTCGGTGCTTGCGGAGCTTGCCGAACCGATTCATCACTTCTTCCAAGAGGTGATGGTCATGGTGGAAGATGAGGAGGTGCGCGCCAACCGTTTGGCCCTGCTCAAGCGAATCCGCGATTTGACCAGCCAGTATGCCGATTTCAGCAAACTGATGATCTAG